In Ooceraea biroi isolate clonal line C1 chromosome 14, Obir_v5.4, whole genome shotgun sequence, the genomic window AAGATAATCGTGAATGCTCATTTCGTGGTAACGGTAAAGGGTGTAAAAAGTATGTAAGAACGTCTAATTTTATGTCATTGAAGATATAAGTAATTATACACGGCGATGAAGTGCGACTGTTCAAATGAAGACGATGAATATGATTTGTTGCAGAGAACAATACCTGTTCAATGTATTCGAAGTGATAGTGTCGACTTTGGAGTCGAAGTTGCAACGAATCGAGAATTTAGACAAGGCGGTGGAACACTTGATGAGACGAGTCGAAGCTCTCGACTCGCGTGTAAATGACAATATCGATAAAACGGATGCGGTCATTACGAAACTCAGGACGCTGGACCTGAAACTTTTCAATACGTATCCTATTATGTCAGCGGAAGCTATTCACGCAGCGAAGGTCGGCGAAAATGGGAGCGGAAGTCACACCGAAGACAGTAAGTAGGCGATACACGCAGCTTTTTAACGGAGCTAAGTGTGCCCATTTAtttacccatacagcaccgattaatacagaaagctttcaggaaggttttaaaatcatttcaagatttcacatttcatatgcaacatttctcaaaggattccgcaatgtGTCAtacgaaatgttgcaacagaaatgtttctaaaacctaccacgtgcaataaatttgaaaaaatgtgaatattgtaaaaagtaaaattatatatatatacctagaccaagtattcgatctttagtgaagctaccagttgacaaaaaaatgcattatcttcacgtatcctctttttctttcaaatataagcgttggttgaacagagaattatatatctatataattctttcccatacagcaccgattaatacagaaagctttcaggaaggttttaaaatcatttcaagatttcacatttcatatgcaacatttctcaaaggattccgcaatgtGTCAtacgaaatgttgcaacagaaatgtttctaaaacctaccacgtgcaataaatttgaaaaaatgtgaatattgtaaaaagtaaaattatatatatatatatatacctagaccaagtattcgatctttagtgaagctaaccggttgacaaaaaaatgcattatcttcacgtatcctttttttctttcaaatataagcgttggttgaacagagaattatacatctatataattctttcccatacagcaccgattaatacagaaagctttcaggaaggttttaaaatcatttcaagatttcacatttcatatgcaacatttctcaaaggattccgcaatatgtcatacgaaatgttgcaacagaaatgtttctaaaacctaccacgtgcaataaatttgaaaaaatgtgaatattgtaaaaagtaaaattatatatatatacctagaccaagtattcgatctttagtgaagctaccagttgacaaaaaaatgcattatcttcacgtatcctctttttctttcaaatataagcgttggttgaacagagaattatatatctatataattctttcccatacagcaccgattaatacagaaagctttcaggaaggttttaaaatcatttcaagatttcacatttcatatgcaacatttctcaaaggattccgcaatgtGTCAtacgaaatgttgcaacagaaatgtttctaaaacctaccacgtgcaataaatttgaaaaaatgtgaatattgtaaaaagtaaaattatatatatatatatatatatatacctagaccaagtattcgatctttagtgaagctaaccggttgacaaaaaaatgcattatcttcacgtatcctttttttctttcaaatataagcgttggttgaacagagaattatacatctatataattctttcccatacagcaccgattaatacagaaagctttcaggaagttttaaaatcatttcaagatttcacatttcatatgcaacatttctcaaaggattccgcaatgtGTCAtacgaaatgttgcaacagaaatgtttctaaaacctaccacatgcaataaatttgaaaaaatgtgaatattgtaaaaagtaaaattatatatatatacctagaccaagtattcgatctttagtgaagctaccagttgacaaaaaaatgcattatcttcacgtatcctctttttctttcaaatataagcgttggttgaacagagaattatatatctatataattctttcccatacagcaccgattaatacagaaagctttcaggaaggttttaaaatcatttcaagatttcacatttcatatgcaacatttctcaaaggattccgcaatgtGTCAtacgaaatgttgcaacagaaatgtttctaaaacctaccacgtgcaataaatttgaaaaaatgtgaatattgtaaaaagtaaaattatatatatatatatatatatatacctagaccaagtattcgatctttagtgaagctaaccggttgacaaaaaaatgcattatcttcacgtatcctttttttctttcaaatataagcgttggttgaacagagaattatacatctatataattctttcccatacagcaccgattaatacagaaagctttcaggaagttttaaaatcatttcaagatttcacatttcatatgcaacatttctcaaaggattccgcaatgtGTCAtacgaaatgttgcaacagaaatgtttctaaaacctaccacatgcaataaatttgaaaaaatgtgaatattgtaaaaagtaaaattatatatatatacctagaccaagtattcgatctttagtgaagctaccagttgacaaaaaaatgcattatcttcacgtatcctctttttctttcaaatataagcgttggttgaacagagaattatacatctatataattctttccttttaatcaaccatttggaggaagaaaaagggaaatatataatataagaatggctctttgtcaacgtgccaacaattcacgctttttaaagggaaacttggtgaatacttggtttagctatgtatgtgcatatctatatacatcttatatatattatgtatttttttcattaagcatatttattatattaattagattgcaaatattaaataaaaacgtacaataaaaataataaatacattttatatataattttgattataactttttagtatttgcaatcttctgatactcgtataataaatttaaatataatttctgaagtattttcaattgattttaataagagctttgtaatttgtgtgcaacatcatagaaaagtttcaaaattatttcaattaaccttcagtaacatatcaaaaagatttcagctattttaataatctttcggcaatatttcagaaaggttgcagattgatctatgcCTTTCGGCAACCTTTCTATAaagttttgaatgcaagtgtcgcggacattttgctattccggagttgtctcataactgttgcagaaacattttgcaatgtttatgagatgctttcatctgtcagatgaaatacttctgaaatatttctgaaatgttttcgtgctgtatgggtagcCAGTTTACGGTTTCTCCCCTCGCGCATacatataagaatatataatttgcacGCGGTGTACAAGAAATAGAGTGTATCagagttattaaaaaaaaacgcagaGAGATAACTCGAGCAGAAACTGgttagaatatttttacatattttttcattattatataataatatcgcgagtatattaactttattaaatttattcttaaatctggtttgttttatataaattatataaaattgatttcaataATTGAAACTCTctgcattatataaatttaatgctaCAGCCCCGTTGATACACATGATCCATCACGATCGGAATGATCGGTCTCCGGAAACACTTGGCGAAAAACTAGTCTCGTTGGATCAGAAGGTCTCCGATATCGATCATAAGCTCGTCAATCTTAAGAATCAGctcgataataatttcttacaaAATGACGATATAAACGCCGAGGCAAGTGAAAAGAAGCCTGTCAGTATGAGCGTCATCGAGATCACGAAGGCCATGAGCAATGAAGTGATGAATCACATGACGATCGAAATCGAGAATCTGAGACAAGCGACAGGTAACATGGATCGGAAGCTTCAATTCCACATGAATCTGGTATCGGACAATCTTGGAGCGATGTACAACATGATTACCGATGTGCACGAGGCTATCGTCGAGAAGAAGTACGGAGGAGATCGGCAGAATCGGCTTAACTTAACGACAACTGAAGCACCAGTGAAACAAAGCAAGATCGATCGTATCGTCGAACAGATGCACCCAATGCTCACCGTCTCCGAAAAGATGGATCAAGTTTGGAACGTAGTGGTAAGTTTCGAAGcaagtgtaatataacaaACTTGGTGGCTATTAAAATCGATAATCGCTGATACAAATTGATATTCCAATCGACTGAGCATTAATATTAACGTAGTATTAATACCAATAATTTGGTAGATGGGGACCAAGACCTCCGTGGACGACCTGTTGCCAAAATCCGACGAATTGCTTACGCAGACGCAGCGGCAGGAGAGAGCGATCAACGAAATTCATGCGGACCTAAGATCGAagacgaataaaattatagaaaaccTGGAGGGCGTCGAGAGTCGTTTGAAGAAACACGAGGACGTGGCCACTCTCGGGGTGCAACGTCCGATCCCCGCCGAACTGTTGCTGGATCCGACGATCGATCGGCTTGTCGAGTACGATCCAAGCAGGTAAGATACTCACTGATCAATTTCAATCAATCGTGCAACTGTGAATTAAGTTGATTAATTTCAGCATGCAagctataaattaattatattattaggagtgtgatttagttttgagggttttgcaacagatggctgtagtgtcagtttgttccaatagctgcttccgataactgttgtttcttacagtcttgacattatccatgacatttagtagcattatagcaatagatgcaataacagtcgcgtttatatcatcgtaaaaatgcaacttccgaaacagcattttcgacatgcgttgcttttgttttttaatcaaaagaaaactgcggctgacggttatagaattcttgtggaaacttatggtgattctgccccatcaattaagacgtgtgaatactggtttagacgctttaaaagtggtgatactgatgcgaaggacaaagaacgctcgggacaaccaagaaagcttgaaaatgcagatttgcaagcattattggacgaacatccaacacaatccacttcagaacttgccagagcattaaatgttgatcgtacaacagttaccaaacatttacatgaaatgggaaaaattcagaaagaagggaaatgggttcgacatgaattatcggaaagtgccattgcgaaccggttgaacatttgcatttcgttgatcgccaggcaaaaaaagaagagtcttttgtctcggattgttactggggatgtaaagtggatctattttgataatccgaaacgcagaaaatcatgggtggatccaggcgaaccatcaacatccactcggagacgcaatattcacggttcaaaagtaatgctctgtatttggtgggatagtgtactatgagctgttaaatccgcatgagactgtcacggctgatcgttatcgacaccaattgtacaagttgaagcaagcattggaccaaaaacgaccaccaattgcgagtaacgacggaaagtgattcttcttcgtgacaacgctcgacctcacgttgcgttatcagtgaaagaaacactattagagctcgaatgggaagtcttaccgcacccgcgtattctccggacattgctccatgcgattattatttgttccggtggatgcaacacgctttagaggatgcacactttgataatttggaagaagtgcgaaaattcgtcgacgagtggatcaactgaaaagaagagtcttttgtctcggattgttactggggatgaaaagtggatttattttgataatccgaaacgcagaaaatcatgggtggatccaggcgaaccatcaacatccactctgagacgcaatattgacggttcaaaagtaatgctctgtatttggtgagatagtgtactatgaattgttaaatccgcatgagactgtcacggctgatcgttatcgacaccaattgtacaagttgaagcaagcattggaccaaaaacgaccaccaattgcgagtgacgacggaaagtgattcttcttcctgacaacgctcgacctcacgttgtgttatcagtgaaagaaacaccattagagcttgaatgggaagtcttaccgcaccccgcgtattctccggacattgctgcatgcgattattatttgttccggtggatgcaacacgctttagaggatgcacactttgataatttggaagaagtgcgaaaattcgtcgacgagtggatcaactgaaaagaagagtcttttgtctcggattgttactggggatgaaaagtggatttattttgataatcccaaatgcagaaaatcatgggtggatccaggcgaaccatcaacatccactcggagacgcaatattcacggttcaaaagtaatgctctgtatttggtgggatagtgtactatgagctgttaaatccgcatgagactgtcacggctgatcgttatcgacaccaattgtacaagttgaagcaagcattggaccaaaaacgaccaccaattgcgagtgacgacggaaagtgattcttcttcgtgacaacgctcgacctcacgttgcgttatcagggaaacaaacaccattagagctcgaatgggaagtcttaccgcacccgcgtattctccggacattgctccatgcgattattatttgttccggtggatgcaacacgctttagaggatacacactttgataatttggaagaagtgcgaaaattcgtcgacgagtggatcaactgaaaagaagagtcttttgtctcggattgttactggggatgaaaagtggatttattttgataatccaaatgcagaaaatcatgggtggatccaggcgaaccatcaacatccactccgagacgcaatattcacggttcaaaagtaatgctctgtatttggtgggatagtgtactatgagctgttaaatccgcatgagactgtcacggctgatcgttatcgacaccaattgtacaagttgaagcaagcattggaccaaaaacgaccaccaattgcgagtaacgacggaaagtgattcttcttcgtgacaacgctcgacctgacgttgcgttatcagtgaaagaaacactattagagctcgaatgggaagtcttaccgcaccccgcgtattctccggacattgctgcatgcgattattatttgttccggtggatgcaacacgctttagaggatacacactttgataatttggaagaagtgcgaaaatccgtcgacgaatggatcaactgaaaagaagagtcttttgtctcggattgttactggggatgaaaagtggatttattttgataatcccaaatgcagaaaatcatgggtggatccaggcgaaccatcaacatccactccgagacgcaatattcacggttgaaaagtaatgctctgtatttggtgagatagtgtactatgaattgttaaatccgcatgagactgtcacggctgatcgttatcgacaccaattgtacaagttgaagcaagcattggaccaaaaacgaccaccaattgcg contains:
- the LOC105274774 gene encoding uncharacterized protein LOC105274774; protein product: MRRTVLVIAFCLLGFVLAGSPRLPRTSADQRSTRSPSHSNSTAGVTLQPSSRNSQRNREQYLFNVFEVIVSTLESKLQRIENLDKAVEHLMRRVEALDSRVNDNIDKTDAVITKLRTLDLKLFNTYPIMSAEAIHAAKVGENGSGSHTEDTPLIHMIHHDRNDRSPETLGEKLVSLDQKVSDIDHKLVNLKNQLDNNFLQNDDINAEASEKKPVSMSVIEITKAMSNEVMNHMTIEIENLRQATGNMDRKLQFHMNLVSDNLGAMYNMITDVHEAIVEKKYGGDRQNRLNLTTTEAPVKQSKIDRIVEQMHPMLTVSEKMDQVWNVVMGTKTSVDDLLPKSDELLTQTQRQERAINEIHADLRSKTNKIIENLEGVESRLKKHEDVATLGVQRPIPAELLLDPTIDRLVEYDPSR